The Arachis ipaensis cultivar K30076 chromosome B07, Araip1.1, whole genome shotgun sequence genome includes a window with the following:
- the LOC107610131 gene encoding DUF21 domain-containing protein At1g47330 isoform X1 yields the protein MAEVACCGTKFSLYVLVIIGLVCFAGLMAGLTLGLMSLGIVDLEVLIKSGRPQDRIHASKIFPVVKNQHLLLCTLLIGNSLAMETLPIFLDALVPSWAAIAISVTLILMFGEILPQAVCTRYGLTVGATLAPLVRVLLLVFFPISYPISKVLDWMLGKGHAALLKRAELKTFVNFHGNEAGKGGDLTHDETTIITGALDLTEKTAKDAMTPISKAFSLDLDATLNLETLNAIMSMGHSRVPVYSGEKTNIIGLVLVKNLFMVDSKAAVPLRKMIIRKIPRVSENMPLYDILNEFQKGHSHIAVVYRDLNNTTEALRKVKGGDQHEVKDSCRKKGEKASSDKVLSKGIFDYSCFAGCAGIFWSFCKTKLSGGSESNDGSPQVKKSPPATPAFKKRHRGCSYCIMDIDNSPLPVFPPNEVVVGVITMEDVIEELLQEEILDETDEYVNIHNKIKINMNASNSKDKAPDANMEQPSSVAVQGHTPTNSLSTATSVTGSPTTIDQISESESLRNQ from the exons atggcGGAGGTGGCGTGCTGTGGAACAAAGTTCTCGCTTTACGTGCTTGTAATCATAGGTTTGGTTTGCTTCGCGGGTCTTATGGCGGGTCTCACTTTGGGACTCATGTCTTTGGGAATCGTCGACCTCGAAGTTCTCATCAAGTCTGGTCGCCCTCAGGACCGCATCCATGCCT CTAAAATTTTCCCGGTGGTTAAGAATCAGCATCTTTTGCTTTGCACGCTTTTGATTGGGAACTCTTTAGCTATGGAG ACTCTTCCCATTTTTCTTGATGCACTTGTGCCTTCCTGGGCGGCAATCGCGATTTCGGTCACACTCATCCTTATGTTTGGAGAG ATATTGCCACAAGCAGTGTGTACTCGATATGGATTGACAGTTGGTGCAACATTGGCCCCGCTTGTTCGTGTTCTCCTTCTAGTGTTCTTCCCAATCTCGTATCCAATCAGCAAG GTTCTTGATTGGATGCTGGGTAAAGGACATGCTGCCCTTTTGAAGAGGGCAGAGCTCAAAACTTTTGTGAATTTTCATGGGAATGAG GCTGGTAAAGGAGGAGATTTAACACATGATGAGACAACCATCATTACTGGTGCACTTGACTTGACTGAAAAGACTGCAAAAGATGCTATGACTCCCATATCAAAGGCATTTTCCCTTGATCTGGATGCAACTCTAAATTT GGAGACACTGAATGCGATAATGTCCATGGGTCATAGTAGAGTTCCGGTTTATTCAGGAGAGAAAACAAATATTATTGGACTTGTTCTG GTAAAAAATCTTTTTATGGTTGATTCAAAGGCTGCAGTTCCTTTAAGAAAAATGATCATCAGAAAAATTCCACG TGTTTCAGAGAATATGCCTCTGTATGATATATTGAACGAGTTTCAAAAGGGTCACAGTCATATTGCAGTTGTGTATAGGGATCTAAATAATACAACAGAAGCACTCAGAAAAGTCAAAGGTGGCGATCAACATGAGGTCAAAGACAGCTGCAGGAAGAAGGGAGAAAAGGCATCCTCGGATAAAG TTCTTTCTAAGGGTATCTTTGATTACTCCTGTTTTGCTGGCTGTGCTGGTATTTTCTGGAGCTTCTGTAAAACGAAATTGTCAG GTGGATCGGAGTCAAATGATGGGTCACCACAGGTGAAGAAAAGTCCACCAGCAACTCCTGCTTTTAAAAAGCGACATAGAGGTTGTTCGTATTGCATCATGGACATTGATAATTCCCCGCTGCCGGTGTTTCCACCAAATGAAGTAGTTGTTGGTGTTATTACAATGGAGGATGTCATTGAAGAGCTCCTTCAG GAGGAGATTTTAGATGAAACTGATGAATATGTCAATATCCATAACAA GATAAAAATTAACATGAATGCATCTAACTCTAAGGACAAGGCTCCTGATGCAAATATGGAGCAACCTTCTTCTGTAGCTGTTCAAGGGCACACACCAACGAACTCACTTTCGACAGCTACATCTGTAACGGGCTCACCAACCACCATTGATCAAATCTCTGAAAGTGAGTCACTCAGGAATCAATAA
- the LOC107610131 gene encoding DUF21 domain-containing protein At1g47330 isoform X2: MAEVACCGTKFSLYVLVIIGLVCFAGLMAGLTLGLMSLGIVDLEVLIKSGRPQDRIHASKIFPVVKNQHLLLCTLLIGNSLAMETLPIFLDALVPSWAAIAISVTLILMFGEILPQAVCTRYGLTVGATLAPLVRVLLLVFFPISYPISKVLDWMLGKGHAALLKRAELKTFVNFHGNEAGKGGDLTHDETTIITGALDLTEKTAKDAMTPISKAFSLDLDATLNLETLNAIMSMGHSRVPVYSGEKTNIIGLVLVKNLFMVDSKAAVPLRKMIIRKIPRVSENMPLYDILNEFQKGHSHIAVVYRDLNNTTEALRKVKGGDQHEVKDSCRKKGEKASSDKGGSESNDGSPQVKKSPPATPAFKKRHRGCSYCIMDIDNSPLPVFPPNEVVVGVITMEDVIEELLQEEILDETDEYVNIHNKIKINMNASNSKDKAPDANMEQPSSVAVQGHTPTNSLSTATSVTGSPTTIDQISESESLRNQ, translated from the exons atggcGGAGGTGGCGTGCTGTGGAACAAAGTTCTCGCTTTACGTGCTTGTAATCATAGGTTTGGTTTGCTTCGCGGGTCTTATGGCGGGTCTCACTTTGGGACTCATGTCTTTGGGAATCGTCGACCTCGAAGTTCTCATCAAGTCTGGTCGCCCTCAGGACCGCATCCATGCCT CTAAAATTTTCCCGGTGGTTAAGAATCAGCATCTTTTGCTTTGCACGCTTTTGATTGGGAACTCTTTAGCTATGGAG ACTCTTCCCATTTTTCTTGATGCACTTGTGCCTTCCTGGGCGGCAATCGCGATTTCGGTCACACTCATCCTTATGTTTGGAGAG ATATTGCCACAAGCAGTGTGTACTCGATATGGATTGACAGTTGGTGCAACATTGGCCCCGCTTGTTCGTGTTCTCCTTCTAGTGTTCTTCCCAATCTCGTATCCAATCAGCAAG GTTCTTGATTGGATGCTGGGTAAAGGACATGCTGCCCTTTTGAAGAGGGCAGAGCTCAAAACTTTTGTGAATTTTCATGGGAATGAG GCTGGTAAAGGAGGAGATTTAACACATGATGAGACAACCATCATTACTGGTGCACTTGACTTGACTGAAAAGACTGCAAAAGATGCTATGACTCCCATATCAAAGGCATTTTCCCTTGATCTGGATGCAACTCTAAATTT GGAGACACTGAATGCGATAATGTCCATGGGTCATAGTAGAGTTCCGGTTTATTCAGGAGAGAAAACAAATATTATTGGACTTGTTCTG GTAAAAAATCTTTTTATGGTTGATTCAAAGGCTGCAGTTCCTTTAAGAAAAATGATCATCAGAAAAATTCCACG TGTTTCAGAGAATATGCCTCTGTATGATATATTGAACGAGTTTCAAAAGGGTCACAGTCATATTGCAGTTGTGTATAGGGATCTAAATAATACAACAGAAGCACTCAGAAAAGTCAAAGGTGGCGATCAACATGAGGTCAAAGACAGCTGCAGGAAGAAGGGAGAAAAGGCATCCTCGGATAAAG GTGGATCGGAGTCAAATGATGGGTCACCACAGGTGAAGAAAAGTCCACCAGCAACTCCTGCTTTTAAAAAGCGACATAGAGGTTGTTCGTATTGCATCATGGACATTGATAATTCCCCGCTGCCGGTGTTTCCACCAAATGAAGTAGTTGTTGGTGTTATTACAATGGAGGATGTCATTGAAGAGCTCCTTCAG GAGGAGATTTTAGATGAAACTGATGAATATGTCAATATCCATAACAA GATAAAAATTAACATGAATGCATCTAACTCTAAGGACAAGGCTCCTGATGCAAATATGGAGCAACCTTCTTCTGTAGCTGTTCAAGGGCACACACCAACGAACTCACTTTCGACAGCTACATCTGTAACGGGCTCACCAACCACCATTGATCAAATCTCTGAAAGTGAGTCACTCAGGAATCAATAA